From a single Candidatus Cloacimonadota bacterium genomic region:
- a CDS encoding tyrosine-type recombinase/integrase yields MTLIPEVSIHSLRHSFATHLLEKGLSLRHIQALLGHANPNTTSRYAHITDFTKQDSLLTMNELV; encoded by the coding sequence TTGACGCTTATTCCAGAAGTCTCGATACACTCGTTACGCCACAGTTTTGCAACCCACCTCCTTGAAAAAGGTTTAAGCCTTCGTCATATACAAGCCTTGCTTGGCCATGCAAACCCTAATACAACTTCACGATATGCACATATAACTGACTTCACAAAACAAGACAGTCTGCTCACTATGAATGAACTGGTTA